From Virgibacillus natechei, the proteins below share one genomic window:
- the rpoE gene encoding DNA-directed RNA polymerase subunit delta, with protein sequence MSLKEYTKAQIKEMAMIELATSELLDVKKALSYNEIFDRVAELKEFSAEEKKENIAQFYTDLNVDGRFITIGQNMWGLKRWYPVEQMDEEVTAAPKKKKKAKVTKTKKTKTKKEKEEEAEQDVDLIDEAVTDMVDEEEMDQALKEADPVDPEEEEAITEEVKVDDDMDEK encoded by the coding sequence GTGAGCTTGAAGGAATATACCAAAGCACAAATAAAAGAAATGGCAATGATTGAATTGGCTACTTCTGAGTTATTGGATGTAAAGAAAGCACTTAGTTATAATGAGATTTTCGACAGAGTAGCAGAATTGAAGGAATTCTCTGCGGAAGAAAAAAAAGAAAACATTGCACAGTTCTATACGGATTTAAATGTAGATGGGCGCTTTATTACGATTGGTCAAAACATGTGGGGGCTGAAACGTTGGTATCCAGTCGAACAGATGGATGAAGAAGTGACAGCAGCTCCAAAGAAAAAGAAAAAGGCAAAAGTAACAAAAACAAAGAAAACAAAAACTAAAAAAGAAAAGGAAGAGGAAGCAGAACAGGACGTGGACCTTATTGATGAAGCAGTCACAGATATGGTCGATGAGGAGGAAATGGATCAGGCCTTGAAGGAAGCTGATCCTGTTGATCCAGAAGAAGAAGAAGCCATTACCGAGGAAGTAAAAGTTGATGATGATATGGATGAAAAGTAG
- the icmF gene encoding fused isobutyryl-CoA mutase/GTPase IcmF, with the protein MEHAQIYKPVNPVRFVTATSLFDGHDASINIMRRIMQASGAEVIHLGHNRSVEEVVHAAIQEDVQGIAISSYQGGHVEYFKYMIDLLKELDADHIKVVGGGGGTIIHREIKELHDYGVYWIFSPEDGRDLGLQGMINRVIEECDFIPPIDVKKDQEQLGQGDRKSIAKFISYMENDEIDPDEKQNVIESLREKTPKNTPVLGITGTGGSGKSSLTDELIRRFMNEIPDKKVAIISIDPTKKKTGGALLGDRIRMNAIFTDRVFMRSLATRDSRSELSKSIHDVLDVVRASGYDFIIIETSGIGQGDAAIADITDLSMYVMTAEFGAPSQLEKIDMIDYADFIVINKFEQKGSEDSLTQVRKQYERSHMLFKQDKEKFPVFGTIASQFNDAGMNALFASVVDSLNERFSWTDEVGFNRNAISQKQNMIITNERRHYLREIATHIRNYHEYTEKQSNIARKLFQLDGTKEVVDDQHALNIIDQTFDQYQEELDPKVKKLLETWDETKESYSQDKMTFSIRGKEIEMDTITESISGTKIPKVAFPNFTDWGERLTWLLKENVPGSFPFTAGVFPFKRKGEDPTRQFAGEGTPERTNRRFHYLSQDGDAKRLSTAFDSVTLYGEDPAPRPDIYGKVGESGVNICTLDDMKKLYDGFDLINPTTSVSMTINGPAPIILAMFFNTAIDQQLKKFKEENDREPSQQEYEKIKDDTVSVVRGTVQADILKEDQGQNTCIFSTEFALRMMGDIQQYFIDKDVRNYYSVSISGYHIAEAGANPITQLAFTLANGFTYVEYYLSRGMDVNKFAQNLSFFFSNGLDPEYTVIGRVARRIWATAMRDKYGANERSQKLKYHVQTSGRSLHSQEIQFNDIRTTLQALLAIQDNTNSLHTNSYDEAITTPTEESVRRAMAIQMIVSKEFGLMKNENALQGSFIVEELTDLVEEAVLQEFEKMNDRGGVLGAMERQYQRGKIQEESMYYEGKKHSGELPIVGVNTYLNPNESAEDQTESMELARASTEEKEHQIKELHTFQHTNKDDVEAGLIRLKEVAASGGNIFTELMETVKVASLGQITNALYEVGGQYRRNM; encoded by the coding sequence ATGGAACATGCACAAATTTATAAACCGGTAAATCCTGTTCGTTTTGTAACGGCTACAAGTTTGTTTGATGGGCATGATGCGTCGATTAATATTATGCGCAGAATTATGCAAGCAAGTGGTGCAGAAGTTATTCATTTAGGTCATAATCGTTCTGTAGAAGAAGTGGTTCATGCCGCCATTCAAGAAGATGTGCAAGGCATTGCGATATCGTCTTACCAAGGTGGGCATGTTGAATATTTTAAATACATGATTGATCTATTAAAGGAACTTGATGCAGATCATATTAAGGTTGTTGGAGGTGGCGGTGGAACAATTATCCACCGTGAAATCAAGGAGCTTCATGACTATGGGGTGTACTGGATATTTTCCCCTGAAGATGGTCGTGATTTAGGACTTCAAGGAATGATAAATCGTGTCATTGAGGAATGTGACTTTATCCCACCGATTGATGTGAAAAAGGATCAGGAGCAACTCGGACAAGGGGATCGTAAGTCTATAGCAAAATTCATCAGCTACATGGAAAACGATGAAATTGACCCAGATGAAAAACAGAATGTAATCGAGTCTTTACGCGAGAAGACACCTAAAAATACACCTGTATTAGGTATTACAGGAACAGGAGGGTCTGGAAAAAGTTCGTTAACCGATGAGTTGATTCGTCGCTTTATGAATGAGATTCCAGATAAAAAAGTAGCCATTATTTCCATAGATCCAACAAAAAAGAAAACAGGTGGTGCACTGCTTGGTGACCGTATTCGTATGAATGCTATTTTCACAGACCGTGTGTTTATGCGCTCACTGGCAACGCGTGATTCACGTAGTGAGCTCTCCAAATCTATTCATGATGTACTTGATGTTGTTCGTGCTTCTGGCTATGACTTCATTATTATTGAAACAAGTGGAATTGGTCAGGGTGATGCGGCGATTGCTGATATTACAGATTTATCGATGTATGTGATGACAGCTGAATTCGGTGCTCCTTCTCAGCTTGAAAAAATCGATATGATTGATTATGCAGATTTCATTGTTATTAATAAATTTGAACAAAAAGGCTCGGAGGATTCGTTAACTCAAGTACGTAAACAGTATGAACGAAGCCATATGCTGTTCAAACAAGATAAGGAGAAATTCCCTGTATTCGGTACAATCGCAAGCCAATTTAATGATGCTGGAATGAATGCTTTATTTGCCTCTGTCGTAGATTCATTGAATGAAAGATTCAGCTGGACGGATGAGGTTGGATTTAATCGAAATGCAATTTCCCAAAAGCAAAATATGATTATTACAAATGAACGCCGTCATTATTTACGCGAAATTGCTACACATATACGGAACTATCATGAATACACGGAAAAACAAAGCAATATAGCGCGGAAACTCTTTCAACTAGATGGAACAAAAGAAGTCGTGGACGATCAACATGCCTTGAACATAATTGATCAAACGTTTGATCAGTATCAGGAAGAGCTTGATCCCAAAGTCAAAAAGCTACTTGAGACCTGGGACGAGACGAAGGAAAGTTATAGTCAAGATAAAATGACTTTCTCAATACGAGGGAAAGAAATCGAAATGGATACGATCACAGAGTCTATTTCAGGAACGAAAATACCTAAAGTAGCTTTCCCGAATTTTACCGACTGGGGCGAGCGATTGACCTGGTTGTTAAAAGAAAATGTACCAGGGTCGTTCCCATTTACAGCAGGTGTTTTCCCGTTTAAACGTAAGGGTGAAGATCCAACTCGCCAGTTCGCAGGGGAAGGGACACCTGAACGTACGAATCGTCGTTTTCATTATTTATCACAGGATGGAGATGCCAAGCGGTTATCAACGGCATTTGATTCGGTAACATTGTACGGGGAGGATCCGGCACCACGTCCAGATATTTATGGGAAAGTCGGCGAAAGTGGTGTGAACATTTGTACGTTGGATGATATGAAAAAATTATATGATGGTTTTGATTTAATCAATCCAACAACATCTGTGTCGATGACGATTAATGGACCTGCCCCAATTATTTTAGCCATGTTTTTCAATACGGCAATCGATCAGCAACTCAAGAAGTTTAAAGAAGAGAACGATCGCGAACCGAGCCAACAGGAATATGAAAAAATCAAGGATGATACAGTGTCAGTTGTACGTGGAACGGTTCAAGCAGACATTTTAAAAGAGGATCAAGGACAAAATACATGTATCTTCTCAACCGAATTTGCCCTTCGAATGATGGGTGATATTCAGCAGTATTTTATCGATAAAGATGTGCGCAATTATTACTCTGTATCGATTTCTGGTTACCACATTGCGGAAGCCGGTGCGAACCCGATCACACAGCTTGCCTTCACACTGGCAAATGGGTTTACGTATGTCGAGTATTATTTAAGCAGAGGAATGGACGTGAATAAATTTGCGCAAAACCTGTCCTTCTTCTTCTCAAATGGACTTGATCCCGAATACACGGTAATCGGCCGTGTAGCGCGTCGTATATGGGCAACAGCCATGCGTGATAAATATGGAGCAAATGAACGCAGTCAGAAGCTAAAGTATCATGTTCAAACATCTGGACGTTCGCTCCACTCACAAGAAATTCAGTTTAATGATATCCGCACCACCCTACAGGCATTATTGGCCATTCAAGACAATACAAATTCCTTGCATACGAATTCTTATGACGAAGCAATCACAACTCCTACAGAGGAATCTGTTCGTCGGGCAATGGCCATTCAAATGATTGTTAGCAAGGAATTTGGATTAATGAAAAATGAAAATGCCCTGCAAGGATCGTTTATTGTGGAGGAGTTAACAGATCTGGTCGAAGAGGCGGTGCTGCAGGAGTTTGAAAAAATGAATGACCGCGGCGGTGTGCTTGGTGCGATGGAGCGCCAATACCAACGTGGTAAAATTCAAGAAGAATCCATGTACTACGAAGGCAAAAAACATTCAGGGGAATTACCGATCGTCGGTGTGAACACCTACCTGAATCCAAACGAATCAGCAGAGGATCAAACCGAATCTATGGAACTGGCAAGAGCTTCAACAGAAGAGAAGGAACATCAAATTAAGGAGCTGCATACGTTTCAACATACAAATAAAGACGATGTCGAAGCTGGATTAATTCGCTTGAAAGAAGTAGCAGCCTCAGGCGGAAACATTTTTACAGAGTTGATGGAAACAGTCAAAGTAGCAAGTCTAGGTCAAATTACAAACGCACTCTACGAAGTAGGTGGACAATATCGAAGAAACATGTAA